The sequence below is a genomic window from Streptomyces sp. NBC_00289.
CCACGTGCACGCCGTGATCGGCCACCTCGCAGAGCTCGCGCCCGGTCTGACCGCGGCCCTGAGATCGCCCCGACGCCCGCTACCTGCTGCTGGAGGGGACACTCGCCGAGTGCGACCGGACCGGCGACGGCCGGGCGGACTACTGGGGAAAGCACCGCCGGCACGGCGTGAACCTGCAGGTGGTGACCGCTCCGGACGGCACGCTGGTGTGGATCTCGCCCGCGCTGCCCGGCCGGACCCACGATCTGACCGCGGCCCGACGGCACCGGATCATCGCTACGTGTATCCGCCTGGGCATCCCGATCCTGGCCGACCGCGGCTACCAGGGCGCCGGTGACATCGTCGTCGTGCCCCACAGACGACGACCGGGCAAAGACCTCACCGTCAAACAGAGATGCGTCAACCGGGCGCACTCGCGTCTGCGGTGGCCTGTCGAGAGATCCATCGCATCGGTCAAGACCTGGCGGATCCTCCGCAAAGCCCGCTGCAACCCGAGCCGGATGACGTCAATCGCCAGAGCCATTCTCACCCTGGAGACTCACCGCTGAACAAGCTCAATGACCAGTTGAGTCCGAGGGCGGTTGGCGGCCGGGTCGTGTCCCGCCCGTGATGGTGCAGGCCCGCGGCGATGTTGTCCCAGCCGGTCAGGCGGAGCGCGCCGATGGCCAGGTTCCGCAGGGAGGCCATCGCCCGCGGTGCACCGCCGGTTCGCACCCGTGAGGCGTCCTCCCCGAACGTCACATCCCTGACATGGTGCTCACGATTCTCAATAGCCCAATGCCCGCGAACGCGTTCGTCAGCAGCGTTCGTCTGGTGCACCGTCAGACCGATGATCGCGTAGACGCGCTCGAGCGACACCTTCCCGGTGCGCAGGGTGCGCCGCCTGCGGACGATCTGCAGCGCCTGGTCGGCGTGCGATGGCAGTCCCGGCACGATGGCGGCCTTGAGCCGGCGGATTTCGTCAGGGCCGTGCGCGGTGGGCCGGGTACGGTCCAGCAGCGGAACCTCCTTCCACGGCAGGTTCTTCACCAGCGCGTGCAGGCTCGGATGGTTGCCCTTGAGTACGGCGATGTAGTGCGCTCCCTTCTCCTCGGCCAGGAACTTCGCGTGGTCGGTCTGGGTCAGCAGCG
It includes:
- a CDS encoding ISAs1 family transposase, encoding MLAQRKVNAKSNEITAFRPLLNPLDLTGAVVTFDALLTQTDHAKFLAEEKGAHYIAVLKGNHPSLHALVKNLPWKEVPLLDRTRPTAHGPDEIRRLKAAIVPGLPSHADQALQIVRRRRTLRTGKVSLERVYAIIGLTVHQTNAADERVRGHWAIENREHHVRDVTFGEDASRVRTGGAPRAMASLRNLAIGALRLTGWDNIAAGLHHHGRDTTRPPTALGLNWSLSLFSGESPG